TTGTGCAGGCCACGCTACGGGAAGATGTAGGCGGGAAGCCGGGGTTGATGCGGCTTCTGCCGGCCCGAGTTTCTCGAGACCGGGTGCGGCCCGAGGTGAGGCTGGTGGGGTGGCAGGGATCGGGAGACGTGGCGGCGAATGCCCGGGCAAACTGCTATGCGGTGCTTCCCGGGGATCGGGAGGGGTTTGCGGCGGGTGAGGTGATTTCGGTTCTGCTGCGGTAGGATGGCGGGATGAGCGAGAGGGTTCCGTGGCGCAACGTCTTCGGGGTATGGGAATCAGATTGAGCGGAAAGCTATCGCACTTCGATGAGGCGGGAGAGGCTCACATGGTGGATGTGAGCGGGAAGGCCGCGACGCGACGTGAGGCTACGGCAGGGGCTTTCGTGGAGTTATCAGAGGAGGTGCTGGCGGCGCTGCCCCGGAACCCGAAGGGGAATCCCCTGGAGGTGGCGCGGTTCGCGGGTATCCAGGCAGCGAAGCAGACTTCCCTGCTGATACCGATGTGCCATCCGCTCGCGCTCAGCTTTGTGGATGTGTCGGCTGAAGTGGTTGCGGGTGGAGTGAAGATCGAGGCAACGGCGGCGACGACCGCCGGGACGGGCGTTGAGATGGAGGCGATGGTGGCCGCTTCGGTGGCCGCGCTTACGGTCTACGACATGACCAAGGCCCTGGATAAAGGGATACGGATTCGGGAAGTCGTACTTCTGCGGAAGAGCGGCGGCAAGAGCGGGGAGTACGTGCGGGGAACTCAGGCGACGAAGAGAGACTCGTAGGCTACCTGGTTTTCCCAGGAGATCACCGTATCCATCATGGTGTTGCGGTAGCTCTCGCCGAGCGGAGCGCAAAGCACTTCCTTCTGGTGGCAGTAGTGTCCACGGATCTCGAAGGTAAGGTAGCCGCCGTCCTTCGGGAAGACGGTGACGAACCAGAAAGGCTTGACGCCTTGAGGATTATGGCGAACGCCGATAAAGGTGTGCTTTTCTGTCGTGCCTGTGCGACACAGTCTGGGGAAGACTTCCCCGTCTACCTCATGACCCATGCGAACGCCCGCCTTTCACTCTGCTGACTGAAGTTTAGGCGAAGCTTTCACGAAATTATGGGGTACTTATCAGACGTGTGCCTAGTTGGTAACTAGTTTCGTTACCTTTGATCCGTGGCGGAAATCAGGTTGCCTTGCTAAAGGTGACGGCGAAAAGACTCTGCGGGTCCTGGAAGGTGCGCGTGGGGCTGAAGCCGCTGCTTTCGAGAAGTGCTGAGATGGCGGCGGCAGTGAACTTGTGGCTGTTCTCGGTGTGGATGGTCTCACCCTTGGCGAAGTGGATGGTTTGCGAGGGGCCGGTGGAGTTGGTGGGGATGCTGACGGTCTGAGTGGAGCGAGCGGCGAGGTGCATCTCGATGCGGGAGGCGGCGGCGTTCCAGCGGGCTTCGTGGCGGAAACAGGTCTCGTGGAAGTTGGCCTGGAGATCGCGGTTGAGGCGAGCGAGGATATTGCGGTTGAAGGCGGCGGTGACGCCCTGGGCGTCGTCGTAGGCGCTGATGAGGGTGTTGACGGATTTGTTGGGCCCGGGGGCGAGGTCGGTGCCGAGAAGGAGGGCGTCGCCGGGCTCGAGCTGGGTGCGGAGGTTGGTGAGGATGGCCTTCGCTTCACTGGGCGAAAAGTTGCCGATGCTGGAGCCGATGTAGAGGGCGAGGATGGCGGTGCCGGCGGGGCGGTCGATGTGGATGGGCTCGGTGATGTAATTAGCGAGCTGGGGGCGGACGGTGAGACCGGGGATGGAGGACTCGAGAGAATCGCGCGCTTCTTCGAGGCAGGTCGGGCTGACGTCAATGGGCTGGTAGAGAAGCTCGGGCTGGCGCTTTGTCGCGGCTCGGAGAAGAATGCCCGTCTTTGTTGCGGTGCCGGCGCCTAGCTCGGCGATGGTGATGGGTTGGTTTCCCATCGCTTCAAGGATGTCAGCGGCATGGGCAGTGAGGATGGAACGCTCGGTGCGGGTGAGGTAGTACTCGGGAAGGGTGGTGATCTGCTCGAAGAGCTCGGACCCCGCCTCATCGTAGAAGAGCCAGGGCGAGAGCGTTTTCGGAGTGCTGGAGAGACCCTGCCGGGCTTCGTTGGCGACGGCCTGGAGTACGGAGAGAGCTTCTGCTACGGGCACCTGGGTTCCTTGGTTGCGACTAGTGTGACGTTCAAACGTTAGAGGTGAGATGCGGGGTAGAGTTACACGGCTTCGTTATTTGTGGAGTCGTGGTATTGGCCTCAGGCGTCTTTGGCGAGCCGGAGACCGGAGAACTGCCAGCGGGTGGCGGGGGGAAAGAAG
This genomic window from Granulicella sibirica contains:
- the moaC gene encoding cyclic pyranopterin monophosphate synthase MoaC, producing the protein MSGKLSHFDEAGEAHMVDVSGKAATRREATAGAFVELSEEVLAALPRNPKGNPLEVARFAGIQAAKQTSLLIPMCHPLALSFVDVSAEVVAGGVKIEATAATTAGTGVEMEAMVAASVAALTVYDMTKALDKGIRIREVVLLRKSGGKSGEYVRGTQATKRDS
- the egtD gene encoding L-histidine N(alpha)-methyltransferase, producing MPVAEALSVLQAVANEARQGLSSTPKTLSPWLFYDEAGSELFEQITTLPEYYLTRTERSILTAHAADILEAMGNQPITIAELGAGTATKTGILLRAATKRQPELLYQPIDVSPTCLEEARDSLESSIPGLTVRPQLANYITEPIHIDRPAGTAILALYIGSSIGNFSPSEAKAILTNLRTQLEPGDALLLGTDLAPGPNKSVNTLISAYDDAQGVTAAFNRNILARLNRDLQANFHETCFRHEARWNAAASRIEMHLAARSTQTVSIPTNSTGPSQTIHFAKGETIHTENSHKFTAAAISALLESSGFSPTRTFQDPQSLFAVTFSKAT